One segment of Marvinbryantia formatexigens DSM 14469 DNA contains the following:
- a CDS encoding MT-A70 family methyltransferase, translating to MPEAGKYGIVYADPPWRYDMKRGNGVAENHYPTMSIEEICALPVTDLAARDSALFLWATFPQLNEAFRVIEAWGFKYKTLAFLWLKQNRKADSWFYGMGFWTRSNAEVCLLATRGHPKRQCAGIHQFVISHIEQHSKKPDEVRDKIVKLMGDQPRVELFARQQTPGWDVWGNEVESTVTMQERNQ from the coding sequence ATGCCGGAGGCTGGAAAATATGGCATCGTGTACGCAGACCCGCCCTGGCGTTACGATATGAAACGCGGCAATGGGGTGGCGGAAAACCATTACCCCACCATGAGCATAGAAGAAATATGCGCACTGCCGGTTACAGACCTTGCGGCCAGAGACAGTGCGCTTTTTCTATGGGCCACCTTCCCACAGCTCAATGAAGCCTTCCGGGTGATCGAAGCATGGGGATTCAAATATAAGACGCTGGCCTTCCTCTGGCTGAAACAGAACCGGAAAGCGGATTCCTGGTTTTATGGGATGGGATTCTGGACCCGCTCTAATGCGGAGGTGTGCTTACTGGCGACCAGGGGGCACCCGAAACGCCAGTGCGCGGGAATCCATCAGTTTGTGATCTCCCATATCGAGCAGCACAGCAAAAAGCCGGACGAGGTACGGGATAAGATTGTGAAGCTCATGGGCGACCAGCCCAGGGTAGAGCTTTTTGCAAGACAGCAGACCCCCGGCTGGGATGTGTGGGGCAATGAAGTGGAATCCACGGTCACGATGCAGGAACGAAATCAGTAA
- a CDS encoding PrgI family protein — MPYVPVPKDLTKVKTKLAFNLTKRQLICFSLAALVGLPVYFLTRGAIGNSAAVLLMIGLMMPFFFFAMYERDGQPAEKLLKNRLRHKLWPKKRPYRTENLYKSMSKKEVTRIAKNQTAGGPGKTSAKKHQAGKKDQGRRKDKRK, encoded by the coding sequence ATGCCCTATGTACCCGTACCCAAAGACTTAACAAAAGTCAAGACCAAGCTGGCGTTTAACCTGACGAAGCGCCAGCTCATTTGTTTCAGCCTGGCCGCACTGGTGGGGCTGCCGGTATATTTCCTTACCCGCGGCGCTATCGGCAACTCGGCGGCAGTGCTGTTGATGATCGGGCTTATGATGCCCTTTTTCTTTTTCGCCATGTATGAGCGGGACGGACAGCCGGCGGAGAAACTTCTGAAAAACAGGCTCCGCCATAAGCTCTGGCCGAAGAAACGGCCATACCGGACGGAAAACCTGTATAAATCCATGTCAAAGAAGGAGGTTACGAGGATTGCCAAAAACCAAACAGCAGGAGGCCCAGGAAAAACGTCTGCAAAGAAACATCAGGCAGGCAAAAAAGACCAGGGCCGACGCAAAGACAAGCGGAAATAA
- a CDS encoding VirB4-like conjugal transfer ATPase, CD1110 family: MQRNIRQAKKTRADAKTSGNKTVRTRPPKKGGFFAGLKTDAPQTVQQSIPYKEMYRDGICRLTDKLYTKTVQFFDINYQLAQADDKAQIFEGYCDFLNYFDASIHVQLTFINQRANMQDFARSIDIPIRGDEYDGIRREYGDMLKSQLQKGNNGLTKRKYITFGIEADDLRTAKMRLERIEADVLANFKALGAQAKPLDGLERLELLHSQLHPDGQEKFHFTWADLPKTGLSTKDFIAPSGLSFSNDGKTFRVADHSGAVSFLQILAPELTDRLLAELLDLDDAVTVNLHIQSIDQTQAIKNIKRKMSDLQKMTIEEQKKAVRAGYDMDIIPTDLATYGEEAKNLLQDLQSRNERMFLVTVLVENIASKRQKLFNDILSASGIAQKYNCALKRLDYQQEQGLMSSLALGLNQIEIERGLTTSSTAIFVPFTTCELFQEGEALYYGLNALSNNLIMANRKNLKNPNGLFLGTPGSGKSFSAKREIVNVFLLTEDDIIIADPENEYGPLVQQFGAQGQVIDISPTSTNYINPMDINLDYSDDENPITLKSDFILSLCDLIIGGKEGLSPIERTIIDRCTRLVYRDYLQNPRPENMPVLGDLYELLLKQAEPEAQNIATALEIYVNGSLNVFNHRSNIDMNNHRVLCFQLKSLGKALKEIGLLIMQDAVWNRVTANRSKHKTTWFYIDEFHLLLKGQTGSFSVEIWKRFRKWGGIPSGLTQNVKDLLASREIENIFENSDFIYMLNQAQGDRQILAKQLGISPHQLSYVTHSGPGEGLLFFGNVIIPFVDHFPKDTLLYSVLTTRPDEVAGA; the protein is encoded by the coding sequence CTGCAAAGAAACATCAGGCAGGCAAAAAAGACCAGGGCCGACGCAAAGACAAGCGGAAATAAGACTGTCCGCACTAGGCCGCCTAAAAAGGGCGGCTTTTTTGCCGGGCTGAAAACGGACGCCCCGCAGACGGTCCAGCAGAGTATTCCCTATAAGGAAATGTACCGGGATGGAATCTGCCGGCTGACGGATAAGCTCTACACCAAGACGGTGCAGTTTTTTGATATTAACTACCAGCTTGCACAGGCGGATGACAAAGCGCAGATTTTTGAGGGCTACTGTGATTTCCTCAATTATTTTGACGCTTCGATCCATGTGCAGCTTACTTTCATCAACCAGCGGGCCAATATGCAGGATTTTGCCCGCAGTATCGACATTCCCATCCGCGGCGACGAATATGACGGAATCCGCAGAGAGTATGGGGATATGTTAAAGAGCCAGCTCCAAAAAGGCAACAACGGCCTTACAAAGCGGAAATATATCACCTTCGGCATTGAGGCTGACGACCTTCGCACCGCGAAGATGCGCCTGGAGCGGATCGAGGCCGACGTGCTGGCAAATTTCAAAGCCTTAGGAGCGCAGGCAAAGCCGTTAGACGGGCTGGAACGCCTGGAGCTCCTTCACAGCCAGCTACACCCGGACGGGCAGGAAAAGTTTCATTTTACCTGGGCGGACCTGCCGAAAACGGGGCTTTCCACAAAGGATTTTATTGCGCCCTCCGGCCTGTCGTTCTCGAATGACGGAAAGACCTTCCGGGTGGCCGACCATTCCGGGGCGGTGTCTTTTTTGCAGATTTTAGCGCCGGAACTGACGGACCGGCTGCTGGCGGAGCTTTTGGACCTGGACGACGCCGTGACGGTGAACCTGCATATCCAGTCCATTGACCAGACCCAGGCGATCAAGAACATCAAGCGCAAGATGTCCGATTTGCAGAAAATGACCATTGAGGAACAGAAGAAAGCGGTCCGTGCCGGGTATGACATGGACATCATACCTACCGACCTTGCCACCTACGGCGAAGAAGCAAAGAATCTCTTACAGGATTTGCAGAGCCGGAATGAGCGCATGTTTCTTGTGACGGTGCTGGTGGAGAATATCGCTTCCAAACGGCAAAAGCTGTTTAATGATATTCTGTCTGCCTCCGGTATTGCGCAGAAATATAACTGTGCCCTGAAACGTCTGGACTACCAGCAGGAACAGGGGCTTATGTCCTCTCTTGCCTTAGGGTTGAACCAGATTGAAATTGAGCGTGGGCTTACGACCAGCAGCACCGCCATTTTCGTGCCGTTTACGACCTGCGAGCTGTTCCAGGAGGGCGAGGCTCTTTATTATGGTCTGAACGCATTAAGTAATAACCTGATCATGGCGAACCGCAAGAACTTAAAGAATCCAAACGGCCTGTTCCTGGGAACGCCCGGCAGCGGCAAGTCCTTCTCTGCCAAGCGTGAGATCGTCAACGTGTTCCTTTTGACGGAGGATGACATCATTATTGCAGACCCGGAAAATGAGTACGGGCCTCTGGTACAGCAGTTTGGAGCCCAGGGGCAGGTCATTGACATTTCCCCGACTTCCACCAACTATATCAATCCGATGGACATTAACCTGGACTATTCGGACGATGAAAATCCCATCACACTGAAAAGCGATTTTATCCTGTCGCTGTGTGACCTGATTATCGGCGGCAAGGAAGGGCTTTCCCCGATTGAGAGGACCATCATTGACCGCTGCACGAGGCTTGTGTACCGGGATTACCTGCAGAACCCGCGCCCGGAGAATATGCCGGTCCTGGGCGACCTGTATGAGCTGCTTTTGAAACAGGCGGAGCCGGAGGCGCAGAATATCGCTACGGCGCTGGAAATCTACGTCAATGGCTCCCTGAATGTGTTCAATCACCGTTCCAACATTGACATGAACAACCACCGGGTACTCTGCTTCCAGCTCAAATCTCTGGGCAAGGCCCTGAAAGAGATCGGGCTTCTCATTATGCAGGATGCCGTGTGGAACCGTGTTACCGCCAACCGCTCGAAGCACAAGACGACCTGGTTCTATATCGACGAATTCCATCTCCTTTTGAAAGGGCAGACCGGAAGTTTCAGCGTGGAGATATGGAAACGGTTCAGGAAATGGGGCGGCATACCGAGCGGCCTGACGCAGAATGTGAAAGACCTGCTGGCCTCCCGTGAGATTGAGAATATCTTTGAGAACTCGGATTTTATCTACATGCTGAACCAAGCCCAGGGGGACCGGCAGATTTTGGCGAAACAGTTGGGAATTTCCCCGCACCAGCTTTCTTATGTAACCCATTCCGGTCCCGGCGAGGGGCTTCTGTTTTTCGGAAATGTGATTATCCCCTTTGTCGATCATTTTCCGAAAGACACCCTGTTATACAGCGTACTCACAACACGGCCTGATGAAGTGGCAGGTGCATAA
- a CDS encoding CD1108 family mobile element protein, translating into MPREKEFQRKKKDTRMPVRDSHAEERMDTRQSEQDFNLLRVRDAPSSLGTARSRRYETAAQQAADDTQPFKADVPQQADISIPEHLESRDMDHEPARAPETRNPLEPGTSAPEPRRRDFRYVDSRREDSDSGNSDIGHSTQGESIQTDRRSRMHQHGNKYQQRFQEAAKSEEPKEKPPEAAEGEPKRPSKLEFTADELPPEAKDTKLTKARRKAERTAEKLEQAENRLPARRKLRMETSSDPDTGKAKKRLKFEKEVKTQRAHVKGSVPMRPVKAGANMAVGYAHKKIYQAENENVGIKAAHRTELVSESGLRMAYHRHKTAPYRRVAKLQQKSARANARLAYRQALQDNPELKKNLLARMWQKQKLKRQYAKAAREAKKAGKRAKDTAVTTEKIAASVVHAVKRHPVLCGIVILLLLVFFLIASLFSSFSNIGTGGLGSLAASTYLADDADINNAELIYTEWETDLQMQINRVESDRPGYDEYRYNIGPIEHDPYVLMGYLTSAYQDFTYAQIESVLRELFNGQYSLSFTEETEIRYRTETSIDPETGEETEEEVPYEWHILNVTLTSMPLENLVVSRMDADQKEICEILLQTKGNRQYVKNVFGTNWLPYVTSYYGYRVHPISGEKNYHTGVDIGMPQGTEILAGHDGTVTLAGNAGGYGLCVAIEGEAYEGYSLTTKYGHCSQILVSAGQEVKAGDVIAKVGSTGNSTGPHLHLEVLVDGQYRNPLYFADTGDTSERHLPAAGAGGGGNYFNYDVPPEALADEKFAAMLAEAEKYLGYPYVWGGASPSTSFDCSGYVSWVVNHCGVGWNFGRLTADGLLGVCTPVSSADARPGDLIFFQGTYNTSGASHVGIYVGNGMMIHCGDPISYANINTSYWQQHFYTFGRLP; encoded by the coding sequence GTGCCGCGGGAAAAAGAATTTCAGAGGAAAAAGAAAGATACCCGGATGCCGGTCCGTGATTCCCATGCGGAGGAACGGATGGACACCCGGCAGAGCGAACAGGATTTTAACCTGCTGCGGGTCAGGGATGCCCCTTCTTCTTTGGGAACGGCCCGGAGCCGGAGGTATGAAACCGCAGCACAGCAGGCAGCGGATGATACACAGCCTTTCAAAGCGGATGTACCGCAGCAGGCGGATATTTCCATACCGGAACATTTGGAAAGCAGGGATATGGACCATGAGCCGGCACGGGCACCTGAAACACGGAACCCTCTGGAACCGGGAACTTCTGCACCGGAACCGCGCCGGAGGGATTTCAGATATGTGGATTCCCGGCGTGAGGATTCTGACAGCGGCAATTCTGATATAGGGCACTCCACGCAAGGAGAATCCATCCAGACAGATCGCCGTTCCCGGATGCACCAGCACGGCAACAAATACCAGCAGCGTTTCCAGGAGGCGGCAAAATCCGAGGAACCAAAGGAGAAACCACCGGAGGCAGCCGAAGGAGAGCCAAAACGGCCTTCCAAGCTGGAATTTACCGCTGACGAACTCCCACCAGAGGCAAAAGATACAAAGCTCACCAAAGCCCGGAGGAAAGCGGAACGGACAGCGGAAAAACTGGAGCAGGCGGAAAACCGTCTGCCTGCCCGCCGTAAGCTGCGGATGGAAACATCTTCTGATCCTGATACGGGTAAGGCCAAAAAACGCCTGAAATTTGAAAAGGAGGTTAAAACACAACGGGCCCATGTAAAGGGTTCTGTTCCGATGCGCCCGGTTAAGGCCGGCGCAAATATGGCGGTTGGCTACGCCCACAAAAAAATCTACCAGGCGGAGAATGAAAATGTCGGCATTAAAGCGGCCCACCGCACCGAGCTTGTAAGCGAGTCGGGGCTGCGCATGGCATATCACAGGCATAAGACCGCGCCATACCGCAGGGTGGCAAAATTACAGCAGAAATCAGCCAGGGCCAATGCCCGGCTTGCCTACCGGCAGGCATTACAGGACAACCCGGAGCTGAAGAAAAATCTTCTTGCCCGGATGTGGCAGAAACAAAAACTAAAACGCCAGTATGCCAAAGCAGCCAGAGAGGCGAAAAAAGCGGGAAAGCGGGCAAAGGACACCGCCGTTACCACGGAAAAGATTGCTGCAAGTGTGGTTCACGCTGTCAAGCGCCACCCGGTTCTATGCGGAATCGTGATCCTGCTCCTTTTGGTATTTTTCCTGATCGCTTCCTTGTTTTCTTCCTTTTCCAATATTGGAACCGGAGGGCTGGGGAGCCTTGCCGCCTCTACTTATCTGGCGGACGACGCGGACATCAACAATGCGGAGCTTATATATACCGAGTGGGAAACGGACCTGCAGATGCAGATCAACCGTGTGGAATCGGACCGGCCCGGTTATGACGAGTACCGCTATAATATCGGCCCCATTGAGCATGATCCTTATGTTTTAATGGGGTATCTCACCTCTGCGTATCAGGATTTCACCTATGCACAGATCGAGAGCGTCCTCCGGGAGCTTTTTAACGGGCAGTATTCCCTATCCTTCACGGAGGAAACGGAAATCCGCTACCGGACAGAAACAAGCATTGACCCGGAGACCGGCGAGGAAACAGAGGAAGAAGTGCCTTATGAGTGGCACATCTTAAATGTAACGCTTACTTCCATGCCGCTTGAAAACCTGGTGGTTTCACGCATGGACGCAGACCAGAAAGAAATCTGCGAGATTTTATTGCAGACCAAAGGAAACCGGCAGTATGTGAAAAATGTGTTTGGCACCAACTGGCTGCCCTATGTCACCAGCTACTACGGCTACCGGGTACACCCGATCAGCGGGGAAAAGAACTACCATACCGGCGTTGACATCGGGATGCCCCAGGGCACGGAAATTTTGGCCGGGCATGACGGCACGGTCACGCTGGCAGGAAACGCGGGCGGCTATGGCCTGTGCGTCGCCATTGAGGGCGAGGCTTACGAGGGGTACTCCCTTACCACCAAATACGGCCACTGTTCACAAATCTTAGTATCTGCCGGACAGGAGGTAAAGGCCGGGGATGTGATCGCAAAGGTCGGCAGCACCGGAAACTCCACCGGGCCGCACCTGCACCTGGAGGTATTGGTTGACGGACAGTATAGGAACCCGTTGTATTTTGCCGATACCGGCGATACCAGCGAGCGGCATCTGCCGGCAGCAGGCGCAGGCGGCGGGGGGAATTATTTCAATTATGATGTACCGCCGGAGGCCCTTGCGGATGAAAAATTTGCGGCTATGCTTGCGGAGGCTGAAAAGTATTTAGGCTATCCGTATGTGTGGGGAGGCGCAAGCCCTTCCACTTCCTTTGACTGTTCCGGGTATGTTTCCTGGGTAGTTAATCACTGTGGAGTGGGCTGGAATTTCGGACGCCTGACCGCAGACGGGCTTTTAGGCGTGTGTACGCCAGTATCAAGCGCCGATGCAAGGCCCGGCGACCTGATCTTCTTCCAGGGGACCTACAATACCAGCGGCGCAAGCCATGTGGGAATCTATGTGGGTAACGGGATGATGATCCATTGTGGGGACCCGATCTCCTACGCAAACATCAACACAAGCTACTGGCAGCAGCACTTTTATACATTTGGGCGTCTGCCCTGA
- a CDS encoding DUF4315 family protein: MNPKIEKLEKEIDKTKNKIAEMQARLRDLEKQKTELENTDYVAIARSFHLTPQQLAEFLKSQQAAPSGDGPLKKQEDMNED, from the coding sequence TTGAACCCTAAGATTGAAAAACTGGAGAAAGAGATCGACAAGACAAAAAACAAGATTGCGGAGATGCAGGCCAGGCTCCGCGACCTGGAAAAACAGAAAACGGAGCTGGAGAACACCGACTATGTGGCGATTGCCCGCAGCTTCCATCTGACGCCCCAGCAGTTGGCCGAATTTCTGAAATCGCAGCAGGCCGCTCCGTCCGGAGATGGCCCGCTTAAGAAACAGGAGGACATGAATGAGGACTAA
- a CDS encoding DUF4366 domain-containing protein has product MRTKKISLLLALVLVISAIALPLTAYAAGDKDTTPPELAASLDGGTLKVESSDDNSGVEAVFVDGNRINSLTNGAATVTLKDYAGTGKQVNVYAQDYAGNRSKTVKFENPYYEEPTPTEKPAETVQQNQSSKPVKPAQVQAASSGSTNHNAQSSNSGSNASGNSSNAGTNTGSNTASGTNGGSSNSQEETETTSSIPDGAFTPEGTGTVLDEATGEGDDKQFYTITTEAGNVFYLIIDGKRDDNNVYFLNGVTEADLMALAEKNEGTMSVIPTEDVCTCTDKCEAGEVNTACSVCKNDLKGCTGKERPAETEELAQTEPPKKDNGSAGTIIFIIVALLAVGGVGYYVKIVRPKQQAEDDEDFEDDGYGEGFDPDEAYGEPAAASQRPIQPARERPCRCQPVFQCDCRTSCGKSL; this is encoded by the coding sequence ATGAGGACTAAAAAAATCTCTCTGCTACTGGCGCTTGTGCTTGTCATAAGCGCCATCGCTTTGCCCCTGACGGCTTATGCTGCCGGGGACAAAGATACCACACCGCCGGAGCTTGCGGCTTCTCTGGACGGCGGTACGCTGAAAGTAGAAAGCAGCGACGACAATTCCGGCGTAGAAGCGGTCTTTGTGGACGGGAACCGTATCAACTCCCTGACCAATGGGGCGGCTACCGTCACCTTAAAGGATTATGCCGGCACAGGAAAACAGGTAAACGTGTATGCCCAGGATTATGCCGGGAACCGCTCAAAGACCGTGAAGTTTGAAAATCCCTATTATGAGGAACCGACGCCCACGGAAAAACCTGCGGAAACGGTGCAGCAGAACCAGAGCAGCAAGCCGGTAAAACCGGCACAGGTCCAGGCTGCTTCTTCCGGCAGTACCAATCATAACGCCCAAAGCAGCAATTCAGGCAGTAATGCTTCCGGGAATAGTTCTAATGCGGGTACCAATACCGGCAGCAATACAGCCTCCGGCACAAATGGCGGCAGCTCCAATTCCCAGGAAGAAACGGAAACCACTTCCTCTATCCCGGATGGCGCGTTTACCCCGGAGGGAACCGGCACAGTGCTGGATGAAGCTACTGGCGAGGGTGACGATAAGCAGTTTTACACGATCACCACCGAGGCCGGAAATGTGTTCTATCTTATCATTGACGGCAAGCGTGACGACAACAACGTCTACTTCCTGAATGGTGTTACCGAAGCTGACCTGATGGCTCTGGCGGAAAAGAACGAGGGCACCATGAGCGTGATTCCAACAGAGGACGTCTGCACCTGTACGGATAAATGCGAAGCCGGCGAAGTCAATACCGCCTGCTCGGTCTGCAAGAATGACCTCAAAGGCTGCACCGGAAAGGAAAGACCTGCAGAAACAGAGGAACTCGCACAGACCGAACCGCCGAAAAAGGACAACGGCAGCGCCGGCACGATTATCTTTATTATCGTTGCCTTGCTTGCGGTAGGCGGCGTTGGCTATTATGTAAAGATCGTCCGTCCGAAGCAGCAGGCAGAGGATGACGAAGATTTCGAGGATGACGGCTACGGCGAAGGCTTTGACCCGGATGAAGCCTATGGAGAGCCAGCAGCAGCTTCGCAGCGACCCATACAGCCGGCACGGGAACGGCCATGCAGATGCCAACCAGTATTTCAGTGTGATTGCCGGACGTCCTGCGGAAAAAGCCTATAA